A stretch of Planococcus citri chromosome 5, ihPlaCitr1.1, whole genome shotgun sequence DNA encodes these proteins:
- the LOC135848878 gene encoding uncharacterized protein LOC135848878, whose amino-acid sequence MNSLKIVLVCFSMGCFVLEAEAISKMDALVYNPITQQLEEPKQSHSKCTICLLGCPAHTSEQQKINEGASVTGNGVFAKSSHSELESNADGEVYTKICDETYMPVMVQDTSTSVESYSYYQTGYELYYQDNNLFTLQCDKYNQFKKVLFTKADSIPGQGVSTQSVITINEKYNTKFKVRVDHGNDEIWTFFWISVLSIEISGPQRQINFTKDLLNNYHNLDETMPTCADYNLEDDQVTLPPLQWHKHQELLAGLDGETNPESSAERADQPLEIDFVDVQIMPMRYFHTFSARRATCTFLNVAHIWNTVIEQYNVVDSYLYAIYRKEPSQTNIIFGTKGLSQDVTRDQFFRINPQDNIITRKFPIPVPILLYRILEYKQDGQIFNAIFVIHNLLYTVPVDERICSKESEVEGWDEIKHQAKDRDIRPELIYVCPVTPLTIEKLQARYEILDTMQTFKLNSFPRFLDPKRKQMG is encoded by the exons ATGAATTCATTGAAGATTGTATTGGTTTGCTTTTCAATGGGATGTTTCGTGTTAGAAGCTGAAGCAATATCAAAAATGGATG CTTTGGTTTACAATCCGATCACCCAGCAACTCGAAGAGCCAAAGCAAAGCCACTCCAAGTGCACAATTTGCCTATTGGGTTGTCCAGCTCATACTTCTGAACAGCAGAAAATTAACGAAGGAGCTTCCGTAACTGGGAATGGTGTATTCGCGAAATCATCACACAGCGAGCTCGAATCGAATGCAGATGGCGAAGTTTATACAAAAATTTGCGACGAAACGTATATGCCAGTGATGGTTCAAGATACGAGTACTTCAGTGGAATCATACTCGTATTATCAGACTGGCTATGAG CTCTACTATCAAGACAATAACCTTTTCACATTGCAATGTGACAAATACAACCAGTTCAAAAAA GTTTTATTCACAAAAGCAGACTCAATACCAGGCCAAGGTGTATCTACCCAGTCAGTAATTACAATCAACGAGAAGTACAACACCAAATTCAAAGTACGAGTAGACCATGGGAACGATGAAATATGG ACATTTTTCTGGATATCGGTTCTATCTATTGAAATTTCGGGACCTCAAAGACAAATCAACTTCACGAAAGACCTTCTAAATAATTACCACAATTTAGATGAAACTATGCCAACGTGTGCGGATTACAATTTAGAGGATGATCAAGTAACACTCCCTCCA TTACAATGGCACAAGCACCAAGAACTGCTAGCTGGCTTAGATGGCGAAACCAATCCCGAATCATCAGCTGAAAGAGCAGACCAACcattggaaattgattttgtagACGTGCAAATAATGCCGATGCGttattttcacacattttcgGCCAGACGAGCTACTTGCACTTTCCTCAACGTCGCTCACATATGGAACACTGTAATCGAGCAATACAACGTGGTCGATTCCTATTTATACGCCATTTATCGG AAAGAACCTTCCCAAACGAATATAATATTTGGAACCAAAGGTTTATCGCAAGACGTAACACGCGATCAGTTCTTCAGAATAAATCCACAAGATAACATTATCACTCGAAAATTCCCAATACCAGTACCCATATTACTATACAGAATTCTAGAATATAAACAAGATGGTCAGATTTTCAACGCCATCTTTGTAATTCACAACCTGCTCTACACTGTACCAGTCGATGAACGAATTTGTTCAAAAGAATCAGAGGTAGAAGGTTGGGACGAGATTAAACATCAAGCAAAAGATAGAGACATCAGACCTGAATTAATTTATGTGTGCCCTGTTACCCCACTAaccattgaaaaattgcaagcTCGGTATGAAATTTTGGACACAAtgcaaactttcaaattgaattcgTTTCCTCGTTTCCTCGATCCAAAAAGGAAGCAGATGGGATAA
- the LOC135847545 gene encoding uncharacterized protein LOC135847545 produces MKFLHFSLFFYSTLWFINCALAQVNPIKNPLLYNLKTLKLEEPNRYTDSKKDTCSFCITACSAVTKRQRLINVHASITGNAIFLRGYYEDAFPGYKKIDPCDESLTPVMVWDSSTNLYKTGYELFYSEGGAVKLKCDKYKDFSKPKITDDEAETSPARNPVLAIKTEDEEGNTKFETPETDAKLVFYWISVLSIRVSEQQRQINFEKDHINNLDHAEKTMNLCKDYNLGDEAQNVPSEKWQRHQAKEAKPLQFSDLEETQIMPMRYFHTFSARLSTCTFLNVAYVWKGVENEQLKKVDVFLRCMHQVYSPRINIIFGTEGTSKEVTAQSLKQINSPDNKILRKFPIPVPEIIYRIVEYLGTDGRTYNVVIVIHNVLGSVTDEDRICPLEFEVKGWDYVKVQPEKVHEGYNEPSGLTYACGITEKVIKKLKADYEKTASMADLLLTEGDPERILKCVDGHKHHA; encoded by the exons ATGAAGTTTCTacatttttccttatttttttactcgacttTATGGTTCATTAACTGCGCACTAGCTCAAGTGAATCCAATAAAAAATC CTTTGCTTTACAACCTCAAAACTCTAAAATTGGAGGAACCAAATCGATACACCGATTCCAAAAAAGATACATGTTCTTTCTGTATAACTGCTTGCTCGGCTGTTACCAAACGACAAAGACTAATCAACGTGCACGCCTCTATTACTGGAAATGCCATATTTCTGCGAGGATATTACGAGGATGCTTTTCCAGGATATAAGAAAATTGACCCTTGTGATGAATCACTGACTCCTGTGATGGTTTGGGATTCGTCGACGAATTTGTATAAAACTGGTTACGAG cttttttattCCGAAGGAGGAGCAGTTAAATTAAAATGTGATAAATACAAAGATTTCAGCAAACCGAAG ATCACCGATGATGAGGCTGAAACATCTCCAGCTCGAAATCCAGTACTTGCGATAAAAACCGAAGATGAAGAAGGAAATACTAAATTCGAAACACCCGAAACTGACGCAAAATTA GTATTTTACTGGATATCAGTATTATCAATTCGAGTATCAGAACAACAAAGACAGATTAATTTCGAGAAAGATCATATCAATAATTTAGATCATGCAGAGAAAACAATGAATTTATGCAAAGATTATAATTTAGGAGACGAAGCACAAAACGTACCTTCG GAAAAATGGCAAAGGCATCAAGCCAAGGAGGCAAAACCATTACAGTTTTCTGATTTGGAAGAAACTCAGATAATGCCGATGCGTTATTTTCACACGTTTTCAGCTAGACTCTCCACGTGTACATTTTTAAACGTGGCATACGTTTGGAAAGGGGTCGAAAATGAGCAGCTAAAAaaagttgatgtatttttacgcTGCATGCATcag gtaTACTCGCCCAgaataaacattatttttggCACAGAAGGCACATCAAAAGAAGTAACCGCTCAAAGTCTTAAACAAATTAATTCACCAGATAACAAAATCCTTCGCAAATTTCCAATACCAGTACCCGAAATAATATACAGAATCGTCGAATACCTTGGCACTGATGGAAGGACTTATAATGTCGTCATCGTAATTCATAACGTACTTGGCTCTGTAACCGATGAAGACAGAATTTGTCCTCTTGAATTCGAAGTAAAAGGTTGGGATTATGTCAAAGTACAACCAGAAAAAGTACATGAAGGGTACAACGAACCATCAGGGTTAACTTATGCCTGTGGTATAACggaaaaagtcattaaaaaattaaaggcTGATTATGAAAAAACCGCATCGATGGCGGATCTCCTACTGACTGAGGGTGATCCAGAGAGAATCTTGAAGTGTGTTGACGGTCATAAGCATCATGCATAA